A single Lolium perenne isolate Kyuss_39 chromosome 6, Kyuss_2.0, whole genome shotgun sequence DNA region contains:
- the LOC127306773 gene encoding FT-interacting protein 3 has product MAGILPRFFGPFGGGGLPPYDEFGIKETRPRLPGRRTAGYDLVERMEYLYVRVVKARELRWGAEFDPLAEVKLGSYSCTTRHIEKTVGPEWNDVFAFSRERIQASFLEVHVRGRGFAADEYVGRARFDLGDVPVRVPPDSALAPQWHHVFDKGGERAGEVMVALWVGTQADECFPLAVHADAAFAVDADLAAHIRCKQYAVPRLWYVRVNVIECRDVELADKARVGELFVRSRVSTQVLRTKTCVSRLPSYGWNEDHLFVAAEPFEDHLIISVEDRVKVDKEEVIGHVHIPFTDFERRWDARPIRPRWYNLVQPEGATKIEKFSSKVCVRLCLEGGYRVLSEPIHYLSDVRPAARELWHGRPPIGLVELGIHHAFGLSALRERNGRGSCDAYCVAKYGSKWFRTHTVIDSLAPRFHQQCFWEVHDHCTVLTVAVFHNCQIGDSGGLVTGDPVKDVLLGKVRIRLSTLETGRIHTHAYPLISLHGGGIKKMGELHLAVRFSSTSTLGLLQTYARPHLPPMHYHCPLSVVQQERLRREAVAVIAHRLGRADLPLRRECVEHLCEAHGHRWSMRRSKAHFFRILSALAPLFAAFSWFVDVCRWRNPVTTVAVHIIYAMLVCCPNLILPTFFLYKFCLGLWNYRRRPRHPWHVDTKVSHAHTAHPDELDEEFDEFPTARPHEVVRMRYDRLRSLGARIQEMVGDVAGHVERARCVMTWRDPRATTMYMLLCLCAAVVTFVAPFQAVALLTGFYLMRHPSLRQRLPDVPSNFFRRLPCKVDCLL; this is encoded by the coding sequence ATGGCCGGCATCCTGCCGAGGTTTTTCGGCCccttcggcggcggcgggctgCCGCCGTACGATGAGTTCGGGATCAAGGAGACGAGGCCCCGCCTCCCCGGCCGGCGGACGGCCGGGTACGACCTGGTGGAGAGGATGGAGTACCTGTACGTGCGCGTCGTGAAGGCGCGGGAGCTCCGGTGGGGCGCCGAGTTCGACCCGCTCGCCGAGGTGAAGCTCGGGAGCTACTCCTGCACGACGCGGCACATCGAGAAGACGGTGGGACCCGAGTGGAACGACGTGTTCGCCTTCTCCAGGGAGCGCATCCAGGCGTCGTTCCTGGAGGTGCACGTCCGCGGGCGGGGCTTCGCCGCCGACGAGTACGTCGGGCGCGCGCGCTTCGACCTGGGCGACGTGCCGGTGCGCGTGCCCCCCGACAGCGCGCTCGCGCCGCAGTGGCACCACGTCTTCGACAAGGGCGGGGAGCGCGCCGGGGAGGTGATGGTGGCGCTGTGGGTGGGCACGCAGGCCGACGAGTGCTTCCCGCTGGCCGTGCACGCGGACGCCGCCTTCGCCGTGGACGCCGACCTCGCCGCGCACATCCGGTGCAAGCAGTACGCGGTGCCCCGGCTGTGGTACGTGCGCGTGAACGTCATCGAGTGCCGCGACGTCGAGCTCGCGGACAAGGCCCGCGTCGGCGAGCTGTTCGTGCGGTCGCGCGTCTCGACGCAAGTGCTCAGGACCAAAACGTGCGTCTCCCGGCTGCCGTCCTACGGGTGGAACGAGGACCACCTGTTCGTCGCAGCTGAGCCGTTCGAGGACCACCTCATCATCTCCGTCGAGGATCGCGTCAAGGTCGATAAGGAGGAGGTCATCGGCCACGTCCACATTCCGTTCACCGACTTCGAACGCCGGTGGGACGCACGCCCAATTCGCCCAAGATGGTATAATTTGGTGCAACCAGAGGGAGCCACGAAAATCGAGAAGTTCTCCTCCAAGGTCTGCGTCCGGCTCTGCCTCGAAGGCGGATACAGGGTGCTGTCGGAGCCTATCCACTACCTGAGCGACGTGCGCCCGGCGGCGAGGGAGCTGTGGCACGGTCGGCCGCCCATCGGCCTCGTCGAGCTCGGCATCCACCACGCCTTCGGCCTCAGCGCCCTGCGTGAGCGCAACGGGCGAGGCTCCTGCGACGCCTACTGCGTGGCCAAGTACGGCAGCAAGTGGTTCCGCACGCACACGGTGATCGACAGCCTCGCGCCGCGGTTCCACCAGCAGTGCTTCTGGGAGGTGCACGACCACTGCACCGTGCTCACCGTGGCCGTCTTCCACAACTGCCAGATCGGCGACAGCGGCGGGCTAGTGACCGGCGACCCCGTCAAGGACGTCCTCCTCGGCAAGGTGCGCATCCGGCTCTCGACGCTCGAGACCGGGCGCATCCACACGCACGCGTACCCGCTCATATCCCTCCACGGCGGCGGCATCAAGAAGATGGGGGAGCTTCACCTCGCCGTGCGCTTCTCGAGCACGTCGACGCTGGGCCTGCTCCAGACGTACGCGCGGCCGCACCTGCCGCCGATGCACTACCACTGCCCGTTGTCCGTGGTGCAGCAGGAGAGGCTGCGGAGGGAAGCGGTGGCGGTCATCGCGCACCGGCTGGGCCGGGCGGACCTGCCGCTGCGCCGGGAGTGCGTGGAGCACCTCTGCGAGGCGCACGGGCACCGGTGGAGCATGCGGCGCAGCAAGGCCCACTTCTTCCGCATCCTGTCGGCGCTCGCGCCGCTGTTCGCGGCGTTCAGCTGGTTCGTCGACGTCTGCCGCTGGAGGAACCCGGTGACGACGGTGGCGGTGCACATCATCTACGCCATGCTGGTGTGCTGCCCCAACCTCATCCTGCCCACCTTCTTCCTCTACAAGTTCTGCCTGGGGCTGTGGAACTACCGGCGTCGGCCGAGGCACCCGTGGCACGTGGACACCAAGGTGTCGCACGCCCACACGGCGCACCCGGACGAGCTCGACGAGGAGTTCGACGAGTTCCCGACGGCGAGGCCGCACGAGGTCGTGCGCATGCGGTACGACAGGCTGAGGAGCCTCGGGGCGCGGATACAGGAGATGGTCGGCGACGTCGCGGGGCACGTCGAGCGCGCGCGGTGCGTCATGACCTGGCGGGACCCCCGCGCCACCACCATGTACATGCTGCTCTGCTTGTGCGCTGCCGTCGTCACCTTCGTCGCGCCGTTCCAGGCGGTGGCGCTCTTGACGGGGTTCTACCTGATGCGGCACCCGAGCCTCCGGCAGCGGCTGCCCGACGTGCCATCCAACTTCTTCCGGCGCCTTCCCTGCAAGGTGGATTGCCTGCTTTAA